The proteins below are encoded in one region of Fibrella aestuarina BUZ 2:
- a CDS encoding LysM peptidoglycan-binding domain-containing protein, whose product MPTVPTEVQFAGVTVYLTAPSQQRVQQEIARLYSDPTGLRNAIEQMRNIDSVLEPLLEEHNAPSDFRYACLPFQPNGGYWGLDATRASLLHLRVDNVVDERLNLSSASDATLAELTALLTKRTNWARTLIAFLQGQRSTMAADVPANTPTATKGTLQLGLDSPDAIWTVLARKLVFEREAPLIRPTDQFLLYDYRQGRGKSLASIAAELGIEQNRFVPFNEWLKVRLIPTDKTYPVLIRLTPNEYISVRSQVNATVQTQQSPAQQPVRRDMGFPVLRRLPVSTSNDPLTRASAIFYEINGHKGIQAQSCDNIITLSYYGGMDLKRFMQVNDLTERDLIRPGELYYLEMKDRKAKVPFHVVQPGQTLRDVSNMYGVRLKSLLTFNRMEATQRVQPGRILWMQERRPKDQPVEYQKMPDVFPDSEPALAQRKLTREDEESAVDSPAPPNWTLANPDSSQRAISMRMGTATPRPTPPPTDGGNANKGFAFYTVKKGDTHSSVAQQFNLKLIDLMSWNNLSYRKPLVPGSQLIVSRPVTVADDEPAPTTTPSTNSPKPAPTAPQPVVADNVPPTRPVTGTPSTTATTATTRPVPSPTTTRPTPPTTKQREYSESSVDIDSKWNPPPPKSVIRVQSKGVINNFRVETPKVNGKQFYHVVQPGQTVYRVALINKVSIPDLMRWNNLTNYNIEVGQRLLIRK is encoded by the coding sequence ATGCCCACTGTACCCACCGAGGTTCAGTTTGCGGGCGTTACCGTCTACCTGACGGCCCCCAGTCAGCAGCGGGTGCAGCAGGAAATAGCCCGGCTTTACTCAGACCCAACAGGTCTGCGCAACGCCATCGAGCAGATGCGCAACATCGATTCGGTACTGGAACCCCTGCTGGAAGAACATAATGCCCCCTCCGATTTCCGATACGCCTGCCTGCCTTTTCAGCCTAATGGCGGCTATTGGGGGCTCGACGCCACCCGCGCCAGCCTGTTGCACCTACGCGTGGACAACGTCGTCGACGAACGCCTTAACCTCTCGTCGGCCTCCGACGCCACACTGGCCGAGCTGACTGCGCTGCTGACCAAACGCACCAACTGGGCCAGAACGCTGATTGCCTTTCTGCAGGGCCAGCGGTCGACCATGGCGGCCGACGTACCGGCCAACACGCCCACGGCAACAAAAGGCACACTGCAACTGGGTCTCGACAGCCCCGATGCCATCTGGACGGTGCTGGCGCGCAAGCTGGTATTCGAGCGCGAAGCGCCGCTGATTCGCCCAACCGATCAGTTTCTGCTGTACGATTACCGGCAGGGTCGGGGCAAATCGCTGGCTTCCATTGCGGCCGAGTTGGGCATCGAACAAAACCGGTTTGTGCCGTTCAACGAGTGGCTCAAAGTACGCCTGATCCCTACCGACAAGACGTACCCGGTGCTGATCCGCCTGACCCCCAACGAGTATATCTCGGTGCGGAGCCAGGTCAACGCAACCGTACAAACCCAGCAATCGCCCGCGCAGCAGCCCGTTCGGCGCGATATGGGCTTCCCCGTGCTTCGTCGCCTGCCCGTCTCCACCTCCAATGACCCGCTTACCCGGGCGTCGGCTATTTTCTACGAAATCAACGGGCACAAAGGCATTCAGGCCCAATCGTGCGACAACATCATTACGCTGTCGTATTACGGCGGCATGGACCTCAAACGGTTCATGCAGGTCAACGACCTGACCGAGCGCGACCTGATCAGGCCCGGCGAGTTGTATTACCTGGAAATGAAAGACCGCAAAGCCAAGGTGCCGTTCCACGTAGTGCAGCCCGGTCAGACGCTGCGCGACGTGTCGAACATGTATGGCGTTCGGCTTAAATCCCTGTTGACGTTCAACCGCATGGAGGCTACGCAGCGCGTGCAGCCGGGGCGTATTCTCTGGATGCAGGAACGCCGCCCGAAAGATCAGCCGGTCGAATACCAGAAAATGCCCGATGTCTTCCCTGATTCCGAACCGGCACTTGCCCAGCGCAAGCTCACGCGGGAAGATGAGGAATCGGCGGTTGATAGCCCGGCCCCGCCCAACTGGACCCTCGCCAACCCCGACTCGTCGCAACGGGCTATCTCGATGCGCATGGGTACCGCTACGCCTCGCCCCACCCCGCCGCCCACCGACGGTGGTAACGCCAACAAGGGGTTTGCGTTCTACACGGTGAAAAAAGGCGACACGCATTCGAGCGTTGCGCAGCAGTTCAACCTGAAGCTCATCGACCTGATGTCGTGGAACAACCTGTCGTACCGTAAACCGCTGGTTCCCGGCTCGCAGCTGATCGTGAGCCGCCCCGTCACGGTTGCCGATGACGAACCTGCGCCCACAACCACCCCGTCGACCAACAGCCCGAAACCGGCCCCCACAGCGCCACAGCCCGTTGTGGCCGACAACGTACCCCCAACGCGCCCGGTCACCGGAACGCCGTCGACAACGGCCACCACCGCCACGACCCGTCCCGTTCCGTCACCCACTACTACCCGCCCGACGCCCCCGACAACCAAACAGCGCGAATACAGCGAATCGTCGGTCGACATCGACAGCAAATGGAACCCGCCGCCACCCAAGTCGGTCATTCGGGTGCAGTCGAAGGGGGTCATCAATAACTTCCGGGTCGAGACGCCCAAGGTCAACGGCAAGCAGTTCTACCATGTCGTGCAACCGGGACAGACCGTTTACCGGGTCGCCCTGATCAACAAAGTGAGCATCCCCGACCTGATGCGCTGGAATAACCTAACCAACTACAACATTGAGGTTGGTCAGCGGTTATTGATTCGGAAATAG
- a CDS encoding phosphotransferase, protein MHLDAQHPTELQTYLIRNGWLSDDEPIVSLSKPGEGNMNYTLRVQTTTRSLIVKQARGYVEKYPSIAAPTERAVIEGRFYQQIATNPQLAQAMPALLGMDEAESVLVLEDLGTSSDYTWLYQQASKIHAEDIKRLVGYLSLLHAQFQTAELDLAFANDAMRRLNYEHIFSYPFLEENGFDLDTVEPGLQEAALPYKQNEALKVAAHALGERYVGAAPAGTLVTLLHGDFYPGSWLQTASGVRVIDPEFCFYGPAEFDLGVMIAHMHMARQGAELIRLVKATYVRPEGFDERLLNQFTGIEILRRLIGLAQLPLTLSLGEKVALLAVGEQLVMA, encoded by the coding sequence ATGCACCTTGATGCGCAGCATCCCACTGAACTACAGACCTACCTGATCCGCAACGGCTGGCTCAGCGACGATGAACCCATCGTTTCGCTCAGTAAACCCGGTGAGGGTAATATGAACTATACACTGCGGGTTCAAACGACTACCCGGTCACTGATTGTCAAACAGGCGCGTGGGTACGTTGAGAAGTATCCAAGTATCGCTGCCCCCACCGAACGCGCCGTGATCGAGGGGCGCTTCTACCAACAGATCGCCACCAACCCCCAACTGGCGCAGGCAATGCCCGCACTGTTGGGTATGGATGAAGCCGAATCGGTGCTGGTGCTGGAGGATTTGGGTACGTCCAGCGACTACACCTGGCTTTACCAGCAGGCCAGCAAAATCCATGCCGAGGATATAAAACGGCTTGTTGGGTATTTATCCTTATTGCATGCGCAATTCCAGACGGCTGAGCTCGATTTAGCGTTCGCCAATGATGCCATGAGGCGGCTTAATTATGAGCATATCTTCAGCTACCCGTTCCTGGAGGAGAACGGGTTTGACCTGGATACGGTAGAGCCAGGCTTACAGGAAGCCGCCCTGCCCTACAAGCAAAACGAGGCGCTGAAGGTCGCTGCACACGCCCTCGGCGAGCGGTACGTTGGCGCGGCGCCCGCCGGTACGTTGGTGACACTGTTGCACGGCGACTTTTACCCCGGCAGCTGGCTTCAGACAGCGAGTGGCGTACGGGTGATCGATCCGGAATTCTGTTTCTATGGCCCCGCTGAGTTTGACCTGGGCGTTATGATCGCTCACATGCACATGGCCCGACAGGGTGCCGAACTGATCAGGCTGGTCAAGGCGACGTATGTGCGGCCCGAAGGCTTCGATGAACGCCTCCTGAACCAGTTTACGGGCATTGAGATATTACGCCGCCTGATCGGGCTGGCTCAGCTGCCGCTGACGTTGTCACTTGGTGAAAAAGTGGCGCTACTGGCCGTAGGTGAGCAGTTGGTCATGGCTTAA
- a CDS encoding nucleoside hydrolase produces MKQTKSSYRRRSRASAVFWGLLVLGLLGRSGTLLGQPSPKRIWLDTDIMVGMPDKSGAREVDDAIALMMALRHADKVQLVGISTVTYVTYGTAITQKLLGYYNKTGRQIPVYRGSDTLRDIGRETDASRALAAALRREKMPILAIGPLTNVATVLKNHPELATQIESVVVCAGRTPGLPFRPGLQTLTVGDYNFEMDPDAFRVLFDSGVKVVLSGYECSVYTFLGRTDLDFLARGSAGDRWLSQTLRPWQLLNKKLFGTDGFVPWDTTPLGYLTHPNYFNYYENIPVRINTRVSDTDGKSQKPFLEVSYDYKDTPWRATYAYKTLPGFEEIVIESLK; encoded by the coding sequence ATGAAGCAGACGAAATCAAGTTACCGACGGAGAAGTCGGGCGAGTGCCGTTTTTTGGGGTCTACTGGTTTTGGGGTTACTAGGCCGGTCAGGTACGTTATTGGGGCAGCCGTCACCCAAACGGATCTGGCTCGATACCGACATCATGGTCGGGATGCCCGATAAAAGTGGCGCCCGCGAAGTTGATGACGCCATTGCCCTGATGATGGCCCTGCGGCATGCCGACAAGGTACAGCTGGTGGGCATCAGCACAGTCACTTACGTAACGTATGGGACGGCAATTACTCAGAAACTACTGGGTTATTATAATAAGACCGGGCGTCAGATTCCGGTTTATCGGGGCTCGGATACGTTGCGCGACATTGGGCGCGAAACGGATGCCAGTAGGGCGCTGGCGGCGGCGCTACGTCGCGAAAAAATGCCAATTCTAGCCATTGGCCCCCTCACCAATGTGGCGACTGTGTTGAAAAACCATCCCGAACTGGCAACGCAGATCGAGTCGGTGGTGGTTTGTGCGGGTCGTACGCCGGGGTTGCCCTTCCGGCCTGGTCTGCAAACGCTGACGGTGGGCGACTACAATTTCGAGATGGACCCCGACGCTTTTCGGGTGTTGTTCGACTCGGGCGTAAAGGTGGTGCTGTCGGGCTACGAGTGCAGCGTGTATACTTTTTTGGGGCGAACGGATCTGGATTTCCTGGCGCGGGGCTCGGCGGGCGACCGTTGGCTGAGTCAGACTCTGCGGCCCTGGCAGTTGCTCAACAAAAAGCTCTTTGGTACCGACGGGTTTGTGCCCTGGGATACCACCCCGCTGGGCTACCTCACGCACCCCAACTACTTCAACTACTACGAGAACATTCCCGTCCGCATCAACACGCGCGTGTCAGACACCGACGGGAAGTCGCAGAAGCCTTTTCTGGAGGTGTCGTATGATTACAAAGACACGCCCTGGCGGGCTACCTATGCCTACAAAACGCTTCCCGGTTTTGAAGAGATCGTAATTGAAAGTCTGAAATAG
- a CDS encoding ABC transporter ATP-binding protein: MNPVIDITNLEQYYGSTKILKGIDLSVEAGQVVGYIGPNGAGKSTTIKTLIGMLPDYRGEVRVLGHDLRTEAMAVKRRIGYVPENAALYDLLSPMEYLRFVGQLYELDNASIERKAADLLRLFGLEFQANDRMTTFSKGMRQKVLLISGLLHNPDLLFLDEPLSGLDANAVVLVKQIIRQLADAGKTVFYSSHIMDVVEKISDRIIIINAGQIVADGSYAQLQAQRDSESLEQLFGQLTGTGTQNTVAEEFIHTLTQ, translated from the coding sequence ATGAACCCTGTTATTGACATTACTAACCTGGAGCAATACTACGGCTCTACGAAGATCCTGAAGGGTATCGATCTCAGCGTGGAGGCGGGTCAGGTTGTGGGCTACATTGGCCCCAATGGAGCCGGTAAATCCACCACCATCAAAACGTTGATCGGTATGTTGCCCGATTATCGGGGTGAGGTGCGGGTGCTGGGCCACGACCTGCGCACGGAAGCGATGGCCGTAAAGCGGCGCATTGGGTACGTTCCCGAAAACGCCGCCCTCTACGACCTGCTCAGCCCGATGGAATACCTGCGTTTTGTGGGGCAACTTTACGAACTCGACAACGCCAGCATCGAACGCAAAGCGGCCGACCTGCTGCGCCTGTTTGGGCTGGAATTTCAGGCCAACGACCGCATGACCACCTTCTCGAAAGGAATGCGGCAAAAGGTGCTGCTCATTTCGGGCCTTCTCCATAACCCCGACCTGCTGTTTCTGGATGAGCCGCTCTCGGGGCTCGACGCCAACGCAGTGGTGCTGGTGAAGCAGATCATCCGCCAACTGGCCGACGCTGGCAAGACGGTTTTCTACAGCTCGCACATCATGGATGTAGTCGAGAAAATATCGGATCGCATCATCATCATCAACGCCGGGCAGATCGTGGCCGACGGCTCCTACGCCCAGTTGCAGGCGCAGCGTGATTCGGAATCGCTCGAACAGTTGTTTGGGCAGCTTACTGGCACCGGTACGCAGAATACCGTCGCCGAAGAGTTCATCCACACCCTTACTCAATAA
- a CDS encoding TetR/AcrR family transcriptional regulator — protein MISSVMGVSERKAREKEELRSLILNGAMALFAEKGVENVTIRNIAEAIEYSVGTVYVYFKDKNAILHALHTEGFLQLGSLFQTLAQVTDPMERLRASGRLYLQFAVANPDMYDLMFNMKAPLDFVEDCAEEEWNEGKSAFNFLLHVVEDCLMAGFFKGHRAKPLAFMIWSTVHGMCHLAIARRTDVVGLEKPVEEGFAEFLMLLDRV, from the coding sequence GTGATCAGCAGTGTAATGGGTGTATCGGAACGGAAAGCACGGGAAAAGGAAGAACTCAGATCACTGATTCTGAACGGCGCTATGGCGCTTTTCGCCGAAAAGGGGGTTGAGAACGTCACGATCCGCAACATTGCCGAGGCCATTGAATACAGCGTCGGAACGGTGTACGTGTACTTCAAAGACAAGAACGCCATTCTGCACGCGCTTCATACGGAGGGTTTTTTGCAGTTAGGTAGCCTGTTTCAGACGCTGGCTCAGGTGACCGACCCTATGGAGCGGCTGCGGGCATCGGGTCGGCTGTATCTCCAGTTTGCGGTCGCCAACCCGGATATGTACGACTTGATGTTCAACATGAAAGCACCCCTTGATTTTGTAGAGGATTGCGCCGAGGAAGAGTGGAATGAGGGGAAATCAGCCTTCAATTTTTTGCTACATGTCGTGGAGGATTGTCTGATGGCGGGCTTTTTTAAGGGCCACCGGGCTAAGCCGTTAGCGTTTATGATCTGGAGCACTGTGCATGGCATGTGTCACCTGGCCATTGCCCGGCGGACTGATGTGGTTGGGCTGGAGAAACCTGTGGAAGAAGGCTTCGCCGAATTTCTGATGCTCCTGGACAGGGTCTAA
- a CDS encoding acyltransferase family protein, producing the protein MSLILTPRLRSLDAFRGLTVAAMILVNNAGDWAHSYAPLKHAPWNGWTPTDLIFPFFLFIVGVSITFALSKRQTSLLEDEKTQRLKIIRRGVTLFALGFFLNLFPRFDFANVRIMGVLQRIGIVYTVCALVFLRTSPRQQVNLILLILIGYFLLMTMVPVPGIGYANLEPETNLAAWIDRTILTPAHCYRSSKVWDPEGLLSTVPAIATGLLGLLAGRWLRSTRYGTTVRESQKALFLFLAGLLMAFVGTLFDTVFPINKALWTSSYVLLAGGLAMCGLAIFYYLIDVRRAFQLSGLLVAFGVNAITVFFLSGLIPRMMGLILVDGPDGTKLGLKEYLYRTFIAPPFDPIDPRLSSLVGALTFVGIWAVILWIMYRRRIIIKV; encoded by the coding sequence TTGAGCCTGATTCTTACCCCCCGCCTTCGTTCGCTCGATGCGTTTCGCGGCCTGACTGTTGCGGCCATGATTCTGGTCAATAATGCCGGTGACTGGGCGCACAGCTACGCCCCGCTGAAGCACGCACCCTGGAACGGCTGGACCCCCACCGACCTGATTTTTCCCTTCTTTCTGTTCATTGTGGGCGTGTCGATCACGTTTGCGCTGAGCAAAAGGCAGACAAGCTTGCTGGAAGATGAAAAGACACAACGGCTGAAGATTATCCGGCGCGGCGTAACCCTGTTCGCGCTGGGCTTTTTTCTCAACCTCTTCCCCCGTTTCGACTTTGCCAACGTCCGCATCATGGGTGTTCTCCAACGCATCGGGATTGTCTATACGGTTTGCGCGCTGGTGTTTCTGCGCACCTCGCCCCGGCAGCAAGTAAACCTGATTCTGCTCATTCTGATCGGCTATTTTCTATTGATGACGATGGTGCCCGTGCCGGGAATTGGCTATGCCAACCTCGAACCGGAAACAAATCTGGCCGCCTGGATCGATCGGACCATCCTCACCCCAGCGCACTGCTACCGGTCGTCGAAGGTATGGGACCCTGAGGGCCTGCTGAGTACCGTGCCCGCCATTGCTACGGGTTTGCTGGGGCTGCTGGCTGGGCGGTGGCTGCGCTCCACGCGCTACGGTACCACCGTGCGCGAAAGCCAGAAAGCCCTGTTTCTGTTTTTGGCTGGCCTGCTAATGGCCTTCGTGGGTACGTTGTTCGATACGGTCTTTCCAATCAACAAGGCGCTCTGGACAAGCAGCTACGTGTTGCTGGCGGGTGGGCTCGCCATGTGCGGGTTGGCTATCTTTTACTACCTCATCGACGTGCGTCGGGCCTTCCAACTGAGTGGTTTGCTGGTCGCGTTTGGTGTCAACGCCATCACCGTCTTCTTCCTGTCGGGCCTGATTCCGCGTATGATGGGCCTGATTCTGGTTGATGGGCCCGATGGTACTAAACTGGGCTTGAAAGAATACCTGTATCGCACGTTCATCGCCCCGCCGTTCGATCCTATCGACCCCCGGCTGTCGTCGTTGGTCGGTGCGCTGACGTTTGTGGGCATCTGGGCCGTCATCCTCTGGATCATGTATCGCCGCCGGATCATCATCAAAGTATAG
- a CDS encoding cysteine hydrolase family protein, which produces MNNPSEDLHGNAPDSSPVALLIVDMINDLEFPEGPAFLEPSLAAADRIAALKRRAKEAGIPVVYVNDNFGKWRSSFDELLQHCLTDDVRGRPIAERLKPDADEYIVLKPKHSVFFSTTLETLLTYLKTQTLILTGIAADVCIQFSAIDAYMRDLKLIVPADCIASGSAENTQQALTYMQRVLSADTTQSAELDLGKLLVQS; this is translated from the coding sequence ATGAACAACCCAAGTGAAGACCTGCATGGCAATGCGCCGGATTCGTCGCCAGTAGCGTTGCTGATCGTCGACATGATCAACGACCTGGAGTTTCCCGAAGGCCCTGCTTTTCTGGAACCCTCGCTGGCCGCCGCCGACCGGATCGCCGCGTTAAAGCGCCGGGCCAAGGAAGCGGGTATACCCGTCGTTTACGTAAATGATAATTTTGGCAAGTGGCGGTCGAGCTTTGATGAACTGTTGCAGCACTGCCTGACCGACGACGTGCGGGGCAGGCCTATCGCCGAACGGCTGAAGCCCGATGCCGATGAGTACATCGTGCTGAAACCCAAGCATTCGGTTTTCTTTTCGACGACGCTCGAAACGCTGCTGACGTACCTGAAAACCCAAACGCTCATCCTGACGGGTATCGCCGCCGACGTGTGCATCCAGTTTTCGGCCATCGACGCCTACATGCGCGATCTGAAACTGATCGTACCCGCCGACTGCATCGCGTCGGGGTCGGCTGAAAATACGCAACAGGCATTGACCTACATGCAACGCGTGTTGAGCGCCGACACTACTCAATCGGCGGAGCTGGATTTGGGAAAATTGCTGGTTCAGAGCTAG
- a CDS encoding nucleoside recognition domain-containing protein — MALNYIWVAFFLIAFLVALFKLIVLGDTEIFKLLVEGLFDSSKAAVMDIALPLAGVMTFFLGLLNIAEKIGAIGAIARVIGPFFNKLFPEVPKDHPANGQMIMNFSANMLGLDNAATPFGLKAMQSLQELNPTKDTASNAQIMFLVLHTSGLTIIPLGIMAQRAILGAADPSDVFIPCLIGTYVATVASILIVGIKQRLNLVNRTVLGGIGGVTAFLGLALWYLGQLPKEQLETVSKVTGNVLLMSIVVTFLIGAIRQRIDVFDTFIEGAKAGFETSVRIIPYLVGMLVAIGAFRNSGAMTYVVDSMKYVIGLTGVNTDFTDALPVALMRPLSGSASRALMIDAMKQFGPDSFVGRLSCIFQGAADTTFYIVALYFGSVGIKKTRYAIVAGLLADLIGVIAGIALGYFFFH; from the coding sequence ATGGCCCTCAATTACATCTGGGTTGCTTTTTTTCTGATTGCGTTTCTGGTAGCCCTGTTCAAGCTCATTGTATTGGGCGATACCGAAATCTTCAAGCTGCTCGTTGAGGGCCTGTTCGATTCAAGTAAAGCGGCCGTCATGGACATTGCCCTGCCGCTCGCGGGCGTGATGACGTTCTTTCTGGGTCTGCTCAACATCGCCGAAAAAATAGGGGCGATCGGGGCGATTGCGCGGGTAATCGGGCCGTTTTTCAACAAGCTCTTTCCCGAAGTACCGAAGGATCACCCCGCCAACGGGCAGATGATCATGAACTTTTCGGCGAACATGCTTGGCCTCGACAATGCGGCTACGCCCTTCGGCCTGAAAGCCATGCAAAGCCTACAGGAGCTGAACCCCACCAAAGACACGGCAAGCAACGCGCAGATCATGTTTCTGGTCCTGCACACCTCCGGCCTCACGATCATTCCGCTGGGGATCATGGCGCAACGGGCCATTCTGGGTGCCGCCGACCCATCGGACGTGTTTATTCCCTGCCTCATCGGGACTTATGTAGCCACAGTTGCCAGCATCCTGATCGTGGGTATCAAGCAGCGGCTCAACCTGGTAAACCGAACGGTGCTGGGCGGCATCGGCGGCGTGACGGCCTTTCTTGGGCTGGCGCTCTGGTACCTGGGTCAGTTGCCGAAAGAGCAGTTGGAAACCGTATCGAAAGTAACGGGTAACGTCCTGCTAATGAGCATCGTCGTGACATTTTTGATCGGCGCGATTCGGCAGCGGATCGACGTATTCGACACCTTTATCGAAGGCGCCAAAGCCGGTTTCGAAACGTCCGTGCGCATTATTCCCTACCTCGTGGGCATGTTGGTGGCCATTGGTGCTTTCCGCAATTCCGGGGCGATGACCTACGTGGTCGACAGCATGAAATACGTGATCGGCCTGACGGGCGTCAACACCGATTTTACCGACGCCCTGCCCGTCGCGCTGATGCGGCCGCTGAGTGGTAGCGCCTCCCGGGCGTTGATGATCGACGCTATGAAGCAGTTTGGTCCGGACTCGTTTGTAGGCCGCCTGAGTTGCATTTTTCAGGGAGCCGCCGATACCACGTTCTACATCGTAGCCTTGTATTTCGGTTCGGTGGGCATCAAAAAAACCCGCTATGCCATCGTCGCCGGTCTACTCGCCGACCTGATTGGCGTCATCGCCGGCATCGCGCTGGGCTACTTCTTTTTCCACTAG
- a CDS encoding M15 family metallopeptidase, with translation MTRFVCSLLALSLIHSVAHSQLVDVQQLDPSILVELKYSTTDNFVKKDVYGDLTQAYLQPMAARKLVAASKWLQVRRPELRLLVYDAARPQSAQWKLWNALPQYTERQRRTYVADPREGSIHSYGCAVDLTLATADGKPLDMGTPYDFFGPKAYPTQEERLLRAGQLTRQQVDNRRLLRQAMQAAGFMPINYEWWHFNALSRRQAKARYKLVE, from the coding sequence ATGACCCGCTTCGTCTGTAGCCTACTCGCCCTTTCACTCATTCACTCGGTCGCTCATTCACAATTAGTTGATGTGCAGCAACTCGACCCGTCGATTCTGGTCGAACTGAAATACTCGACAACCGACAATTTTGTGAAAAAGGATGTCTACGGCGACCTCACGCAGGCCTATCTGCAACCGATGGCGGCGCGCAAGCTGGTAGCGGCCAGCAAGTGGCTTCAGGTACGTAGGCCCGAGCTGCGGCTGCTCGTGTACGATGCTGCCCGGCCTCAGTCGGCGCAGTGGAAGCTCTGGAACGCGTTGCCTCAATACACTGAACGCCAGCGACGTACCTACGTGGCCGACCCGCGCGAGGGTTCCATCCATAGTTACGGCTGCGCCGTTGACCTCACCCTCGCCACTGCCGATGGTAAACCGCTCGACATGGGAACGCCCTACGATTTCTTTGGCCCCAAAGCCTACCCCACTCAGGAAGAACGACTGCTGCGGGCGGGGCAGCTCACCCGGCAACAGGTCGACAACCGGCGGCTGCTACGTCAGGCCATGCAGGCGGCGGGCTTCATGCCCATCAACTACGAATGGTGGCACTTCAACGCGCTCTCCCGTCGGCAGGCCAAAGCGCGCTACAAGCTCGTGGAATAA
- a CDS encoding acyltransferase family protein codes for MSGSIYFKGFNGVRFIAASAVIVHHLEEYKTVFLLGREDLWARPFIYQLGRQGVSLFFVLSGFLITYLLLAEQQRTGRVDIRKFYIRRILRIWPLYFLTVLTGLFVWPHVRLLQTPTEFLGQIGPGVAHFWTQVALYCSIFPNVAVALYGAAPMVSHTWSIGVEEQFYLMWPWLILSPNPKRTLQVVLSVVVLLAGWFLYERFVVRAVYSSDLNRDSLFGFLAYFLAQFRIGCMAIGGAGAWLLFRRHPVLPILFRRDVQLGVYALLGLALIFSLKPTGFNYEFYALFFCFAILNLAGNPHSLLKLDNPLTRFMGDISYGLYMYHPLVLTLLLNLFIRTWPTSLVANGQVNSALTAALYTTTFGLTTLLAWLSYRFFEQPFLRLKDRFAVVASSRRAPVH; via the coding sequence ATGTCGGGTTCAATTTATTTTAAAGGGTTCAACGGGGTCCGGTTTATTGCGGCATCGGCGGTGATTGTCCACCATCTGGAAGAATACAAAACCGTGTTTCTGCTGGGGCGCGAAGACCTCTGGGCCCGGCCGTTCATCTATCAGCTGGGTCGGCAGGGCGTGTCGCTGTTTTTTGTGCTGAGCGGCTTTCTCATCACGTACCTGTTGCTGGCCGAGCAACAACGGACGGGCCGGGTCGACATCCGTAAATTCTACATCCGGCGTATTCTCCGCATCTGGCCGCTATACTTTCTCACCGTACTGACGGGGCTTTTTGTCTGGCCGCACGTACGGCTACTCCAAACGCCCACCGAATTTCTGGGGCAGATTGGGCCCGGCGTGGCGCATTTCTGGACGCAGGTCGCGCTCTATTGCAGTATTTTCCCCAACGTGGCCGTAGCCCTCTACGGCGCCGCGCCGATGGTCTCACACACCTGGTCGATTGGCGTGGAGGAACAATTCTACCTGATGTGGCCGTGGCTGATTCTGAGCCCCAACCCGAAGCGCACCCTTCAGGTTGTGTTGAGCGTGGTGGTTTTGCTGGCGGGCTGGTTTCTCTACGAACGGTTCGTCGTACGGGCGGTGTATAGCAGCGACCTGAACCGGGACAGCCTGTTTGGCTTTCTGGCTTATTTCCTGGCGCAGTTCCGCATTGGCTGTATGGCCATCGGCGGGGCCGGAGCGTGGCTGTTGTTTCGGCGGCATCCTGTATTACCGATCCTGTTTCGGCGCGATGTGCAACTGGGCGTCTATGCGTTGTTGGGGCTGGCACTGATATTCAGCCTCAAACCCACGGGTTTCAATTACGAGTTCTACGCCCTGTTTTTCTGCTTTGCCATCCTGAATCTGGCCGGGAATCCGCACTCGCTGCTTAAACTCGATAACCCGCTGACGCGCTTCATGGGCGACATTTCGTATGGGCTGTACATGTACCACCCCCTCGTCCTGACGCTGCTGCTCAACCTCTTCATACGTACCTGGCCCACGTCGCTGGTTGCCAACGGACAGGTAAATAGCGCGCTAACGGCGGCCCTTTATACAACCACCTTTGGCCTGACGACGCTGCTGGCCTGGCTGTCGTATCGCTTTTTCGAGCAGCCATTCCTACGCCTGAAAGATCGCTTTGCCGTCGTGGCATCGAGCCGTCGTGCGCCGGTGCACTGA